From the genome of Populus alba chromosome 10, ASM523922v2, whole genome shotgun sequence, one region includes:
- the LOC118048899 gene encoding uncharacterized protein isoform X2, with product MSAFKEKVSNQLSRLFASSPNSSSPDNSQARPCSKGEKSSSYFPFAIPSLSFVGSRSNKHQDELKPIQSLPVRWNGKDLEQREEYSDRYHECSTICETEEFQKSCKDDKEYNAAFENNQTVKSHDGNDDAAPARSSSDNDLFEEANNQTPRKPFPCLMDESTFISSELYEFLLSSLPNIVKGCQWTLLYSTLKHGISLHTLIRKSAAVSGPCLLITGDRQGAVFGGLLECPLKPTAKRKYQGTNQSFVFTTIYGEPRIFRPTGANRYYYLCLNDILALGGGGNFALCMDGDLLNGTSGPCQTFGNLCLAHNPEFELKNVELWGFTHASKYLT from the exons atgagTGCGTTTAAAGAAAAAGTCTCAAATCAACTATCTCGTCTCTTTGCCAGTTCACCCAATTCTTCTTCTCCTGATAATTCTCAG GCCAGGCCGTGCTCTAAAGGGGAAAAATCATCTTCATATTTTCCCTTCGCCATCCCTTCACTAAGCTTTGTCGGGTCTAGATCTAACAAGCACCAGGACGAGTTAAAACCAATTCAATCACTTCCTGTTAGATGGAACGGTAAAGATCTTGAACAGCGAGAAGAATACTCAGATAGGTATCATGAATGCAGCACAATATGCGAGACAGAGGAATTCCAAAAATCTTGTAAAGACGACAAAGAATACAATGCAGCTTTCGAAAACAATCAAACTGTTAAAAGTCATGACGGTAATGATGATGCTGCCCCTGCAAGGAGCAGTAGtgataatgatttatttgaAGAAGCAAATAATCAGACTCCACGAAAGCCTTTTCCCTGTCTCATGGACGAGTCCACTTTTATTTCCTCAGAGCTGTATGAGTTCTTGCTCTCATCCCTTCCTAATATTGTGAAGGGATGCCAGTGGACCTTGCTGTACAG TACGTTGAAGCATGGCATATCACTTCATACACTTATTCGCAAGAGTGCTGCTGTTTCTGGTCCTTGTTTGCTG ATTACCGGCGATAGACAAGGTGCTGTGTTTGGTGGGCTGCTAGAATGTCCATTGAAACCTACTGCTAAGAGAAAATATCAG GGGACAAACCAATCATTTGTATTTACCACTATTTATGGTGAACCAAGGATATTTAGACCAACTG GTGCCAACAGATATTACTACTTGTGCTTGAATGACATACTAGCACTTGGAGGTGGTGGCAACTTTGCTTTGTGCATGGATGGAGATCT GTTGAATGGAACTAGTGGACCTTGTCAAACATTTGGTAACTTGTGCCTGGCCCATAACCCAGAGTTTGAGTTAAAGAATGTTGAG CTCTGGGGGTTCACACATGCATCAAAATACCTTACCTGA
- the LOC118048899 gene encoding uncharacterized protein isoform X1 yields the protein MGSYTFTACTGKNQNFIETNSCSFEFLRILEFVRRRPCSKGEKSSSYFPFAIPSLSFVGSRSNKHQDELKPIQSLPVRWNGKDLEQREEYSDRYHECSTICETEEFQKSCKDDKEYNAAFENNQTVKSHDGNDDAAPARSSSDNDLFEEANNQTPRKPFPCLMDESTFISSELYEFLLSSLPNIVKGCQWTLLYSTLKHGISLHTLIRKSAAVSGPCLLITGDRQGAVFGGLLECPLKPTAKRKYQGTNQSFVFTTIYGEPRIFRPTGANRYYYLCLNDILALGGGGNFALCMDGDLLNGTSGPCQTFGNLCLAHNPEFELKNVELWGFTHASKYLT from the exons ATGGGTTCTTATACTTTCACTGCTTGTACcggaaaaaatcaaaactttatcGAAACCAACTCCTGTAGCTTTGAATTTTTACGGATTTTAGAATTTGTAAGGAGAAG GCCGTGCTCTAAAGGGGAAAAATCATCTTCATATTTTCCCTTCGCCATCCCTTCACTAAGCTTTGTCGGGTCTAGATCTAACAAGCACCAGGACGAGTTAAAACCAATTCAATCACTTCCTGTTAGATGGAACGGTAAAGATCTTGAACAGCGAGAAGAATACTCAGATAGGTATCATGAATGCAGCACAATATGCGAGACAGAGGAATTCCAAAAATCTTGTAAAGACGACAAAGAATACAATGCAGCTTTCGAAAACAATCAAACTGTTAAAAGTCATGACGGTAATGATGATGCTGCCCCTGCAAGGAGCAGTAGtgataatgatttatttgaAGAAGCAAATAATCAGACTCCACGAAAGCCTTTTCCCTGTCTCATGGACGAGTCCACTTTTATTTCCTCAGAGCTGTATGAGTTCTTGCTCTCATCCCTTCCTAATATTGTGAAGGGATGCCAGTGGACCTTGCTGTACAG TACGTTGAAGCATGGCATATCACTTCATACACTTATTCGCAAGAGTGCTGCTGTTTCTGGTCCTTGTTTGCTG ATTACCGGCGATAGACAAGGTGCTGTGTTTGGTGGGCTGCTAGAATGTCCATTGAAACCTACTGCTAAGAGAAAATATCAG GGGACAAACCAATCATTTGTATTTACCACTATTTATGGTGAACCAAGGATATTTAGACCAACTG GTGCCAACAGATATTACTACTTGTGCTTGAATGACATACTAGCACTTGGAGGTGGTGGCAACTTTGCTTTGTGCATGGATGGAGATCT GTTGAATGGAACTAGTGGACCTTGTCAAACATTTGGTAACTTGTGCCTGGCCCATAACCCAGAGTTTGAGTTAAAGAATGTTGAG CTCTGGGGGTTCACACATGCATCAAAATACCTTACCTGA